The DNA region TGCAAATGTTTTCAGGTCATTTCGCCTTGCCATAGTGCCGTCGGGGTTAAGTATTTCACAAATTACACCGGCAGGTTTTAGCCCCGCCAGCCTTGCCAAATCAACCGCAGCTTCTGTTTGCCCTACCCGTTGTAATACCCCGCCGTTTTTTGCTTTAAGAGGAAATATATGCCCCGGTCTTCTTAAATCAGAAGGCTGCGCATCATCCCGCATAGCGGTCTTAATGGTGATTGCCCTGTCTGAAGCGCTTATTCCCGTTGTAACCCCAAACTTTGCCTGAGCATCAATACTGATGGTAAAAGCGCAGCCATGGCTTTCTGTGTTGTGTGATACCATTTGTTCAAGTTCAAGTCTTTTGGTTAAAACTTCGTCCATCGGCATGCAAATAAGTCCTCGGGCTTCTGTTACCATAAAATTAATAATTTCAGCGGTAACAAGCTCCGCTGCGCATATAAGGTCGCCCTCATTTTCACGGCTTTCGTCATCCGCTACAATGACTATTTTTCCGTTTTTTATATCTTCTATTGCCTCTGCCACCGTATTAAAAGTATTCATTTTAAAAAAATCCGTTCTCTTTCAAAAAATTTTCATCTATTCTGCTGCTTGTATTATTATCCTTAATCATTAATTTTTCAATATATTTTGCAATTATATCCGTTTCAATGTTCACAAAATCACCGATTTTTAAATATTGAAATGTCGTATTCTCTTTTGTGTGGGGGATTAAGGATACTTCAAAAAATCCGCCTTCCAAAGAACAAATTGTTAAACTTACACCGTTTAAGGCAACAGAGCCTTTATAAATCATATATCTCTCAATGTTTTTTGCAACTTTAAACCTGAAAATATCGGCTATACCTTGTTTTTCTATAGCGGTAATTTTTACAAGTCCTTCTACATGACCGCTTAATAAATGTCCGCCTAAACGTGTAGACAAAGCAGCCGCCCGCTCAAGGTTGACTTTTTGACCTGTTTTAAAGGTTTCAAAAGTGGTTAAACTAAGGGTTTCATTCATCGTTTCTACGCTGAAAGAGTTTGAACTTAAGTCTGTTACTGTCTGGCATACCCCGTCAATTCCGATACTGTCGCCTATCTTTGTTTCTTCAAGCACTTTGGCGCAGGACACGACAATTTTTGCTCCACTTGAGGTGCAGTTGACGGATTTGATTGTTCCTACTTCTTCAATTATTCCTGTGAACATTTTATTCTTCTGATTTTGGTTTTTGTTCTAATTTAGTGATAACTTTATCTATAAGCCCGTATTCTTTAGCTTGGCAGGCACTCATGTAATTATCTCTTTCGGTATCTCTTTCAAGGTCTTCAACAGGTCTTCCGCAGTGATTTGCCATAAGGGTGTTTAGTTGTTTTTTCATTCTTCCTATTTCGGCAGCTTCGATTTGAATGTCAGTTGCCTGTCCTCTTGCACCGCCTAAAGGCTGGTGAATCATAATTCTTGAGTGAGGCAGAGCCATCCTTTTTCCGGGAGTGCCGGCGGACAGCAAAAAAGCGCCCATACTGGCAGCCTGTCCTA from Candidatus Gastranaerophilales bacterium includes:
- a CDS encoding riboflavin synthase; its protein translation is MFTGIIEEVGTIKSVNCTSSGAKIVVSCAKVLEETKIGDSIGIDGVCQTVTDLSSNSFSVETMNETLSLTTFETFKTGQKVNLERAAALSTRLGGHLLSGHVEGLVKITAIEKQGIADIFRFKVAKNIERYMIYKGSVALNGVSLTICSLEGGFFEVSLIPHTKENTTFQYLKIGDFVNIETDIIAKYIEKLMIKDNNTSSRIDENFLKENGFF
- the clpP gene encoding ATP-dependent Clp endopeptidase proteolytic subunit ClpP — protein: MDYDKILSYVPTVIENSSRGERSFDIFSRLLRERIIFLGTEIDDMVANSIVAQLLLLDSENSEKDIMLYINSPGGVITAGMAIFDTMNHIRADVNTICVGQAASMGAFLLSAGTPGKRMALPHSRIMIHQPLGGARGQATDIQIEAAEIGRMKKQLNTLMANHCGRPVEDLERDTERDNYMSACQAKEYGLIDKVITKLEQKPKSEE